From Hymenobacter cellulosilyticus:
TTCCTCACCCAACTGGCGCTGCCCTGCTGCGCGACGGCGGCCGCATCATCAACATTTCCTCGGTGTCCGCGCGCAGTTCCTTCGCGGGCGTGTCGGCCTACGCTGCCATGAAAGGCGCGGTGGAGGTCTTCACGCGTTACCTGGCGCTGGAGTTGGGTAGCCGGGGCATTGCGGCCAACGTAGTCGCCCCTGGCGCCGTATTTGGGGGCGGCACGATGCCGGATACGCCCGAGATGCGCGCTTGGGTGGCCCAAGCCACGGCCCTGGGCCGCACGGCCGAGCCCGACGATATCGGCGGCATCGTCGCTTTCCTCTGCACCGATGCGGCCCGCTGGCTCAATGGCCAGCGCCTAGAGGCAACCGGGGGAATCGTGCTCTAAACGGGCTGACGAATTACTTCTTGTGCGTTACACCCTACTCCACAACACGCCGTTACTGGCTATTATAGTAGCTGCGTGTTGTGGATTTTAAGGGAGCAAATGGGGGTGTTGTTAAACAGATAGGGTAAATCCTCCAACCCCGACCACCCAGGCTTGGTTAACGGCGGCCAAGTGGCAACCAGAACGGAGTAGCTCGTCTTTGGTCACGTAAAAGTAGCCCTGAATTCCAACGGCGACAGATTCGTTTTGGCCTTAAACAGCTTGCTAAAGGACGGCACATGCTCGAACCCCAACTGGTAAGCAATTTCGCTGACAGTCAGGCTGGTCGTTGATAGTTTCTCCTTGGCTTTGGCGATGAGCCGGGCATGAATGTGCTGCTGGGTATTTTGCCCCGTGACGACGCGCAATAGATTGCTCAAATACTTGGGCGACAAGTGTAGGCTTTCGGCCACGTACTGCACGGTGGGCAGTCCCGTTTCTGGCAAATGGTCGTGGTTGAAATGCGCGTGCAGCAGGGTGTCCAGCCGGTCGAGTACCTCGTGGTTGGCCTTTTCGCGGGTAAGGAACTGACGGTGGTAAAACCGGTCGGCGTAGGACAGCAGGCTTTCCAGGTGCGAGACAATAATCTGCTTGCTGAAGCGGTCCAGGTTGGCGCTGCACTCCTGCGCCACCGTGGCAATGATGCCCGTTACGGCCGCTTCCTCCTTGGCCGACAGGAACAGGGCCTCCTTGAGCGCGTAATCCCAGAAATCGTGCTGCTGGATGGTTTTGGCCAGCGGCGTATTCCACAGAAAATCGGGGTGGAGGTAGACCACCCACCCCGATTTCTCTACGGCCTCGGCCGGGTCGGCCACCCCGATGCTGAACACCTGGTTGGGTGCCATGAACGACATGATGCCGTCGTTGAAGTCGAACGAATGCTGCCCGTACTGCACCTGGACGTTGCGCATGCGTTTGACGGAAATGGCGTAGAAATCCAGGACCGTGCTCGTCGGCTCCTCGCCGGCCCGGTGCGGCACGGCGCCCACGTCCACGACGCTGAGCAGCGGGTGCTGGGGTGGGGGCAGCTGCGCGAACGCATGAAACGCACTCAGCGTCTGAAAGCGCCTCATGCCGGCTCGTCGTCGGGGTGTATTTCCAGCACCAGCTTGCCCCGCACGCGCAGGGTCTGGCTTTCGCGGTGGGCGTCGGCCGCCTGCGCCAGCGGAAACACCTGGCTCACCAGCACTTTCACGTGGCCCGCATCAATCAGTTGGGCGATTTCCTGCAACCACTCCTGCCGGGGCTGGTTGGCGGCCAGCTCGCCTTTGGCTTGCTGCTGCGCCAGGGCGGCGAGCACTGCCTCGTCAAATGGCGCGTCGACGTTGACCGTGACGAAGATGCCGCCGGCCTTCAGGACCGGGACCACTTTCAGCCGCTCGGCGTTGTCGCGCAGGGGGAGGCTTCCAGCACCACGTCCACGTCCTGCACCAACGCCACCACCTCCTGGCTGCGGTAGTCGATTACCTCGTCGGCCCCGAGCTGCTTCACGTAGTCCAGGTTAGCGGCTGACGCGGTGCCAATGACGTACGCGCCCTTGGCTTTGGCAAACTGCACGGCAAAGCCCCCTACTCCGCCCGAGGCCCCTTGAACTAAAACGCGCTGGCCAGGCTGCAGCTTTCCTTGCTCAAAAAGGGCCGTCCACGCCGTTAGGCCAGCCAGGGGCACGCCCGCCGCCGCCATGAAGCTGAGGCTCTTTGGTTTGAGAGCAAACTGCGTGGCCTTGGACGTGCAGTACTCGGCGTAGCTGCCCGCCCCGGGGAAGTTCGGCTCCCCGTACACGGCGTCGCCGACCTGAAACCCGGTGACCTCGCTGCCGACCGCTTCCACCACCCCGGCTGCGTCCCAACCAAGGGTCATCGGCAAGGCCAGGTACGGCCGCAGCACATCGTTCCCGCCTTCCCGAATGCCCCAGTCTACGGGATTGACGCCGCTGGCGTACACTTTGATGAGAATTTCGTCGGCTGCCGGCACGGGCCGCGCCACTTCTTCGAGTTGTAGGACCTCGGGTCCGCCAAAGGCATGAATTCTGACCGCTTTCATGTAGACGTTTTTTGGGTTTGTTGACGATACAAAGGTCCTCCCTGCTTGAAAAGCAGGTTTAACCAAAATGCCCTTCGTGTTAGTCAAAATGACGCCGCTTATTTATTCCTGCTAGTTGATTTGCCAGTCGCGCACGCGACGCCCCGACCTCCTTACTGGCCAACTGATGCGCCTAGTCGGAGGTTTTACCCTATTTGTTTAACAACACCCAAATAGGCATAAACAACTTGATTGCTTAGCGTTTAAATCTGCCCTTTCGGAAGAAGAACCCCTAGTAGCCGCACTGGTCGAGCTGGCCATCCGTAGCCGGATTCCGTGATAAATGTCCTCGTAATTCGGTGACAAATGCCCTCACACTGCCCTGCACAGGGGCAGAACTTTGTGTAAGCAAGCAGCGGAGCAGCGAGTGGTAAGTCGCCACTCCTTTTTTCACCCCCTGCTACCTACAAACAATGTCTAACAGACTCGCAAACAAAGTAACCGTCATCACGGGCGGCAATAGCGGCATTGGCTTCGGCATTGCCCAGGAATTTCAGCAAGAAGGTGCCAAAGGTGCTA
This genomic window contains:
- a CDS encoding helix-turn-helix domain-containing protein, with the protein product MRRFQTLSAFHAFAQLPPPQHPLLSVVDVGAVPHRAGEEPTSTVLDFYAISVKRMRNVQVQYGQHSFDFNDGIMSFMAPNQVFSIGVADPAEAVEKSGWVVYLHPDFLWNTPLAKTIQQHDFWDYALKEALFLSAKEEAAVTGIIATVAQECSANLDRFSKQIIVSHLESLLSYADRFYHRQFLTREKANHEVLDRLDTLLHAHFNHDHLPETGLPTVQYVAESLHLSPKYLSNLLRVVTGQNTQQHIHARLIAKAKEKLSTTSLTVSEIAYQLGFEHVPSFSKLFKAKTNLSPLEFRATFT
- a CDS encoding zinc-binding dehydrogenase is translated as MVPVLKAGGIFVTVNVDAPFDEAVLAALAQQQAKGELAANQPRQEWLQEIAQLIDAGHVKVLVSQVFPLAQAADAHRESQTLRVRGKLVLEIHPDDEPA
- a CDS encoding NADP-dependent oxidoreductase, translated to MKAVRIHAFGGPEVLQLEEVARPVPAADEILIKVYASGVNPVDWGIREGGNDVLRPYLALPMTLGWDAAGVVEAVGSEVTGFQVGDAVYGEPNFPGAGSYAEYCTSKATQFALKPKSLSFMAAAGVPLAGLTAWTALFEQGKLQPGQRVLVQGASGGVGGFAVQFAKAKGAYVIGTASAANLDYVKQLGADEVIDYRSQEVVALVQDVDVVLEASPCATTPSG